A single window of Sphingobacterium sp. ML3W DNA harbors:
- a CDS encoding YeiH family protein has protein sequence MALLLGFLLSLIIGKPYSHDQQKTTQLLLQGSVIGLGFSMQLNSVLEVGKTGFLLTVIFLISALTLGHLIGKFLKIEQKTSFLIAAGTAICGGSAISALSPVIQADDRQLSVALGTVFILNSIALFIFPAIGHICALSQVQFGIWSAIAIHDTSSVVGAASKYGAEALTTATTAKLGRALWIIPLAFLSTFLFKNQTTKIKIPWFIGLFILAMIANSFLPFIQQFQQIVNTVAKSGFTLTLFLIGNGLDRKLFEQMGLKPLLQGVLLWVIISATSLLAVIALI, from the coding sequence ATGGCATTACTGCTAGGATTTTTGCTTAGCCTCATCATCGGCAAACCCTATTCACACGACCAACAGAAAACCACACAGTTACTTTTGCAAGGATCAGTAATCGGCTTGGGTTTTAGCATGCAGTTGAATAGCGTACTGGAAGTCGGAAAGACTGGCTTCCTCTTAACAGTTATCTTTCTCATTTCTGCCTTAACTTTGGGCCATCTAATTGGTAAATTTTTAAAAATCGAACAGAAAACATCTTTCTTAATTGCTGCAGGCACAGCTATATGTGGGGGGAGTGCCATATCAGCTCTTTCTCCAGTCATACAAGCAGATGACCGACAATTATCAGTTGCCTTAGGAACCGTTTTCATACTAAATTCTATCGCACTGTTCATTTTCCCAGCGATTGGACATATTTGTGCACTTTCACAAGTACAATTTGGTATATGGTCTGCGATTGCCATCCACGATACCAGCTCTGTTGTTGGAGCAGCAAGCAAATATGGTGCAGAAGCATTGACAACTGCGACTACTGCAAAACTAGGCAGAGCATTATGGATTATACCCTTAGCGTTCCTTTCCACTTTCTTATTCAAGAATCAAACAACAAAAATTAAGATACCTTGGTTTATTGGATTATTTATATTAGCGATGATTGCAAACAGTTTCCTACCCTTTATCCAGCAATTTCAACAGATTGTCAATACAGTAGCTAAATCCGGTTTTACGTTAACCCTTTTTCTTATAGGCAATGGATTAGATCGAAAACTATTCGAGCAAATGGGACTGAAGCCTCTACTGCAAGGGGTCCTACTCTGGGTTATCATATCCGCTACCTCCCTACTTGCTGTCATTGCGCTTATCTAA
- a CDS encoding RNA polymerase sigma factor, protein MENIEKPRKEEEQYLLLFKAGRPEGLRFLYKTFYGTMCFYLEKMQLESYEVEELVQDVFLKLWERHADFDHLGAIRSFLYTSCRNAALNFISKEKRQKEQSKVYGSQLDILELPFTNQMIYLETLREIHEAIYALPEQCSKVMAMLTIEELSPQEVADLLGITTSTVYNQKKRGIELLQSRLSPDQFFCFILVSATLLPAL, encoded by the coding sequence GTGGAAAATATTGAGAAACCCCGGAAAGAAGAAGAGCAGTATTTACTGTTATTCAAAGCTGGTCGTCCGGAAGGTTTACGATTCTTATATAAGACTTTCTACGGTACGATGTGTTTTTATTTGGAAAAGATGCAATTGGAATCCTATGAAGTGGAGGAATTGGTACAAGACGTTTTTCTGAAGCTATGGGAACGTCATGCCGACTTTGATCACTTGGGTGCTATTAGAAGCTTTTTGTATACGAGCTGCAGAAATGCCGCATTAAACTTCATTAGTAAAGAGAAGCGTCAGAAGGAGCAGTCTAAGGTGTATGGAAGTCAGTTGGATATATTAGAGTTGCCTTTCACTAATCAAATGATTTATTTGGAGACGCTCCGTGAAATTCACGAGGCTATCTATGCATTGCCCGAACAATGTAGCAAAGTAATGGCAATGCTGACCATTGAAGAGCTGTCCCCTCAAGAAGTGGCAGATCTTTTGGGCATCACAACGAGTACAGTCTACAATCAAAAGAAGCGAGGTATTGAGTTATTGCAATCCCGCTTGTCTCCAGATCAATTTTTCTGTTTCATACTTGTAAGTGCAACTCTTCTGCCCGCACTTTAA
- a CDS encoding FecR family protein, with protein sequence MEHIPQHIINILRNTAFRKLNQQEQSQLDRWLAESEQNKQLWMRISSKEELKSDIAVLDKYNWQKSFTDFEQKHHLILDVKVKKLWNTWNALAGLLCACFMMGLAYYILSGQYDSQPDIAIVPAGNHAEIELSTGERIMLQDSTNMMVLDSTFNQKIASVGSSELDNVLFNFSIVTPRGKRYAVQLPDGTKVWMNADTRIDYQQLDTIRRLILSGEAYFEVAKQVYVNAKGTKCMTPFFVKTKEMNVEVMGTHFNVTAYPNEKTQRTTLLEGKVRVSNGKQAFELVPGEEVQLQDGNLVRKEVESGKSAAWKDGYFIFAEDKLSDILSEMSKWYDVDIVYLDEDIKEERFEGMLSRNSPLKDIIKVLESTDKVTFKYKGRTIYVSKK encoded by the coding sequence ATGGAGCATATACCTCAACATATCATCAATATTTTGCGAAATACAGCATTTCGAAAGTTAAACCAACAGGAACAATCACAATTGGACCGATGGCTGGCGGAAAGTGAGCAAAACAAACAGCTTTGGATGCGCATTTCTTCAAAAGAAGAACTGAAAAGTGATATTGCTGTATTGGACAAATACAACTGGCAAAAATCTTTTACTGATTTTGAACAAAAGCATCACCTAATATTAGATGTTAAGGTGAAGAAGCTCTGGAATACTTGGAATGCACTAGCAGGATTGCTTTGCGCGTGTTTTATGATGGGCCTCGCTTATTATATCTTATCAGGTCAATATGATAGTCAGCCAGATATAGCGATTGTTCCTGCTGGTAATCATGCAGAAATAGAACTGTCAACTGGTGAACGAATCATGTTGCAAGATAGTACCAACATGATGGTGCTCGATAGTACTTTTAATCAGAAAATAGCATCGGTAGGCTCTAGTGAATTGGATAATGTTCTTTTCAATTTTAGTATCGTAACGCCAAGAGGGAAAAGATATGCTGTGCAATTACCCGATGGTACAAAAGTATGGATGAATGCAGATACTCGTATTGACTACCAACAATTGGATACGATACGTCGTTTGATTTTATCGGGTGAAGCTTATTTTGAGGTGGCCAAGCAAGTGTATGTCAATGCAAAAGGCACCAAATGTATGACTCCCTTTTTTGTAAAGACGAAGGAAATGAATGTGGAGGTCATGGGGACGCATTTCAATGTAACGGCTTATCCTAATGAAAAGACACAACGGACAACGCTATTGGAAGGTAAAGTACGTGTAAGCAATGGAAAACAGGCTTTTGAATTGGTTCCAGGAGAAGAAGTTCAGTTGCAGGATGGCAATTTGGTGCGTAAAGAAGTAGAGTCTGGAAAGAGTGCTGCTTGGAAGGATGGTTATTTTATTTTCGCCGAAGACAAATTATCCGATATTTTGTCGGAAATGTCCAAGTGGTACGATGTGGATATCGTTTATCTGGATGAAGATATTAAAGAAGAAAGATTTGAAGGAATGCTATCGCGCAATAGTCCATTGAAAGACATCATCAAAGTCTTGGAAAGTACGGATAAAGTGACATTCAAATATAAAGGAAGAACGATCTATGTGAGTAAAAAATAA
- a CDS encoding SusC/RagA family TonB-linked outer membrane protein, with translation MYKNYAQLGRAQQDRAQKMKSSDSSNFWGKPQMKSKIMRISLTSLLMTCSLVHVGATTYAQKVSIKEKSISLRQVFGTINKQTGYSYFWAAKTIDPATKVSLNVSNGSLRETLGDVLGKLNLDYEIKDKTIVIREVSNQVERIPLMQQINATGHVVDFNGNPLVGVTVRLKGTNKGTSTNNTGRFELAQLPEKAELEFSMLGYAPMTKSAAVDMGRIVMHISEGQLDEVNVTVNTGYQKISKERAAGSFSQVTSKELEGRLQMSLLERIEGFLPGMNLVTNANSPQNTRNNLGIEIRGRATLNGQAAPLVVVDGMPYEGDLTALNPNDIATVTVLKDASAASIYGVRSSNGVIVISTKMGKPGKTKIDYSNTLSFRGLPSRSYLNKMNSAELVGFQKEMFAYRSGDYDAIDPRKSMNDVYRILYDHKGGIISETEMERQLDVLRNRNRYSNMEEFLNTTRFDQQHNLALSGGVDRYTYHYSLNYTQPGDYNKGRATTKAIGFNLKNNFKLNDWLTLRANVLGKNQSREGNIGFNFYDNYIGGKASYYLLHDENGNPAQWYNNKSQFEIDRLNDLGLEDETYKPLEQLNYRNEKFYNKYINLNFGANFKLAKGLDFDLSYQTERTEGYNGTLSRGQYYEVASMVNDATQIDKDGLIKRHIPQGGQFSELRNDINSYTLRGQLNYQNTFNDKHEIVTIAGAERREINERFTDIYKYGYDESSLVYKGINEENFGINIKNTQSLFNSYTIAKKEKGFIDIVDRFISFYANASYTYNRKLTLSGSMRIDQSNPFGTDIKTQYKPLWSVGALYHLPKINWDGLDKWSVRMTYGVNGNVPKDNGPYLIARVDNNLNSLTGEMQSSISSPPNPLLRWERTNVFNFGLDFSMLKNRLNTTIDIYNKNTSDLLGPTAIDPTLGWSNLNMNYGDMQNRGIEVSLNALVYKNDNFTWNSGVNFSYNRNKITHLYVSQNTPYSYYSTTQNRVGIPMGSLYSIDYACLNESGEPLAFKRDGTLVGNTQQLSVDDLLYSGTTIAPYSASWRNGFNYKNLSLNFNFIFNGGHVMRGVHPEFLSKYAELNYNSNFDRTWLNYWKVPGDELKNPEMAPKFISAASGNISDIYSAANIFVQKADYIKLRDVSISYTLPRQWVSKANLNFVRVTGQIQNLWRWTANSDNLDSEVWSGFNGVSSLTSPSRGVLTPIVYNLGLSVGL, from the coding sequence ATGTATAAAAATTATGCACAACTTGGTCGTGCCCAGCAGGATCGAGCTCAGAAAATGAAAAGTAGCGATTCCTCAAATTTCTGGGGGAAGCCGCAAATGAAAAGTAAAATTATGCGTATTTCGCTTACGTCGTTATTGATGACATGTAGCCTTGTGCATGTAGGAGCCACTACCTATGCACAGAAGGTGTCGATTAAGGAGAAGTCTATCTCCTTGCGCCAGGTTTTCGGTACGATTAACAAACAAACTGGCTATAGTTATTTTTGGGCTGCGAAAACTATCGATCCAGCCACAAAGGTGAGTTTGAACGTTTCCAATGGTTCATTACGGGAAACATTAGGGGATGTATTGGGAAAATTGAACCTAGACTATGAAATTAAGGATAAGACGATTGTTATCAGAGAGGTGTCCAATCAAGTAGAACGAATCCCTTTGATGCAACAGATCAATGCGACTGGACATGTCGTGGATTTTAATGGGAATCCGTTAGTTGGTGTTACCGTTCGATTAAAAGGGACAAACAAAGGTACGTCTACTAACAATACCGGCCGCTTTGAGTTGGCTCAATTGCCAGAAAAAGCAGAACTGGAATTCAGTATGTTGGGATATGCACCTATGACCAAATCTGCAGCTGTGGATATGGGGCGAATTGTGATGCATATTTCGGAAGGGCAGTTGGACGAAGTGAATGTTACAGTGAACACAGGGTATCAGAAAATCAGTAAGGAACGTGCAGCGGGTTCTTTTTCGCAGGTAACCTCAAAAGAGTTGGAGGGAAGGCTCCAGATGAGTTTGTTAGAACGTATCGAAGGCTTTTTACCGGGTATGAACCTAGTGACCAATGCAAATAGTCCTCAAAATACCAGAAATAATTTAGGAATTGAAATTCGCGGTCGTGCAACTTTAAATGGGCAGGCTGCTCCATTGGTAGTAGTGGATGGTATGCCTTATGAAGGTGACTTGACAGCATTAAATCCCAATGATATTGCTACAGTCACGGTATTAAAAGATGCTTCTGCAGCGTCTATTTACGGGGTGCGCTCATCTAATGGAGTCATCGTGATTTCGACTAAGATGGGAAAACCCGGAAAAACTAAAATCGATTACAGTAATACCCTTTCATTTAGAGGCCTGCCTAGCCGTTCATACTTGAACAAAATGAATAGTGCCGAATTGGTGGGTTTTCAAAAAGAAATGTTTGCTTACCGTTCTGGTGACTACGACGCCATAGATCCACGTAAATCGATGAATGACGTTTACCGTATATTATATGATCATAAAGGAGGCATTATATCGGAGACCGAGATGGAAAGACAACTGGATGTATTGCGTAATCGCAATCGATATTCCAATATGGAAGAATTTTTGAATACTACTCGTTTTGACCAACAGCATAATTTAGCGCTTTCAGGTGGTGTAGATCGTTATACTTACCATTACTCATTGAACTATACACAGCCTGGTGATTATAATAAAGGGCGTGCAACTACGAAAGCTATTGGTTTCAATTTGAAAAACAATTTTAAATTGAATGATTGGTTGACTCTTCGTGCCAATGTTTTGGGAAAGAATCAAAGTCGTGAAGGGAATATTGGCTTTAATTTCTATGATAATTATATAGGAGGGAAGGCATCTTATTATTTGTTACACGATGAGAATGGTAACCCTGCTCAGTGGTATAATAATAAATCGCAGTTTGAAATCGATCGTTTGAATGATCTTGGACTGGAAGATGAGACCTATAAACCTCTTGAACAACTTAATTATAGAAATGAGAAATTTTATAATAAGTATATCAATTTGAATTTTGGAGCTAATTTTAAATTAGCTAAAGGTTTGGATTTCGACCTTTCTTACCAAACAGAACGTACTGAAGGCTATAATGGAACGTTGAGTAGAGGTCAGTATTATGAGGTAGCTTCTATGGTGAATGATGCGACGCAGATTGATAAAGATGGTCTGATCAAGCGACACATCCCGCAAGGTGGTCAGTTTTCTGAATTGCGTAACGATATTAATAGTTACACGTTAAGAGGGCAATTGAATTATCAAAATACATTTAATGATAAACATGAAATTGTCACTATAGCAGGAGCTGAACGAAGAGAGATTAATGAGCGCTTTACAGATATTTATAAATATGGTTATGATGAAAGCAGTTTGGTGTATAAGGGTATTAATGAAGAGAATTTTGGTATTAATATAAAAAATACCCAATCGCTTTTCAATAGTTATACGATTGCGAAAAAGGAGAAGGGATTTATAGATATAGTTGATCGTTTCATTTCATTTTATGCTAATGCTTCGTATACATATAACCGTAAATTGACATTGAGTGGAAGTATGCGTATTGATCAATCCAATCCTTTTGGTACAGATATCAAAACTCAGTATAAACCACTATGGTCTGTTGGCGCCCTTTATCATTTACCAAAAATCAACTGGGATGGATTGGATAAATGGTCGGTTCGGATGACTTATGGTGTGAACGGTAACGTACCGAAGGATAATGGGCCATATTTAATCGCTCGTGTAGACAATAATCTGAACTCATTAACAGGTGAGATGCAATCGTCAATTTCTTCTCCACCAAACCCGCTATTGCGTTGGGAACGGACTAATGTATTCAATTTTGGCTTGGACTTTTCGATGTTAAAAAATAGATTAAATACGACGATAGATATATATAATAAGAATACTTCAGATTTATTAGGCCCTACAGCAATTGATCCAACCTTGGGGTGGAGTAATTTGAATATGAATTATGGAGATATGCAAAACCGAGGTATTGAAGTAAGTTTGAATGCTCTTGTCTACAAAAATGATAATTTCACTTGGAATTCGGGTGTTAATTTTAGTTATAACCGTAATAAAATTACTCATCTATATGTTTCTCAGAATACACCTTATTCTTATTACAGTACGACACAGAATCGTGTTGGTATTCCAATGGGAAGTTTGTACAGTATCGATTACGCCTGCTTGAATGAGAGTGGCGAGCCTTTAGCTTTTAAAAGGGATGGTACGCTTGTTGGGAATACACAACAGTTAAGCGTTGATGATTTGTTATACAGTGGTACTACAATAGCACCCTATAGTGCATCATGGAGAAATGGTTTTAATTACAAGAATTTATCTTTGAATTTTAATTTTATTTTCAATGGTGGTCATGTAATGAGAGGGGTTCATCCTGAATTTTTGAGTAAATATGCTGAGTTGAATTACAATAGTAATTTTGATCGTACTTGGTTGAATTACTGGAAGGTACCAGGTGATGAACTGAAGAATCCAGAAATGGCTCCTAAGTTTATTTCTGCTGCTTCTGGTAATATTTCAGACATTTATTCAGCAGCAAATATTTTTGTTCAAAAAGCAGATTATATTAAATTGAGGGACGTTTCGATTTCTTATACTTTGCCTCGCCAATGGGTGTCAAAAGCTAATCTTAATTTTGTACGTGTGACAGGACAGATTCAGAATCTTTGGAGATGGACGGCAAATTCGGATAATTTGGATTCTGAAGTGTGGTCGGGTTTTAATGGAGTCAGTTCTTTGACTAGTCCATCAAGAGGCGTTTTGACTCCGATAGTGTATAATTTAGGGTTATCTGTAGGACTTTAA
- a CDS encoding RagB/SusD family nutrient uptake outer membrane protein, giving the protein MKRVYLSLLLGLLTLGSCSKYLDIKPKGFTIPEYIKDYQLLLNSSSLIASTPGYPVFLTDDLYSGDRNDVQSGARYDYYSYLKKQLYSFAHGAVLEDGQTDTYWETAYSRIFTYNVIINNILKASDGTDIQKRRIWAEALIGRAFEYLNLVNMYGAHYNVKTASTDLGVPMVLAEDVNASYERVSVQAVYDQVALDVNDALPYLNEVQANKFQAMRSVGFSFLSRSHLYQGNYKEALSNAKQALALNDNLIDYSLYTNKDKTTWGRVCLKTDDLVEFPDLRTSPERIWAKKGTSSDGAFNAEFYASKDLIQTYANDLPADAVDKRYELFFCRDRASFGPNEVKFPGRVLFAPYVDFNMGFGSAELFLIAAECEARLGDATAAVAYLNMLRASRIENYSPLVVNDARKVLQITLDERRRELPFMASHRLIDLKRLAVTGDLKKTIQHPLEDEMFEMESTDLRMILPVPPKVLSLNPEIPQYER; this is encoded by the coding sequence ATGAAAAGAGTATATTTAAGTTTGTTATTGGGTCTTTTAACATTGGGAAGCTGTAGTAAATATTTGGATATTAAGCCTAAGGGTTTTACAATTCCTGAGTACATAAAAGACTATCAACTTTTACTAAACAGTTCGTCTCTAATTGCGTCGACACCGGGTTATCCTGTTTTTTTGACAGATGACTTGTATTCTGGTGATCGTAATGACGTGCAGTCCGGTGCACGATATGACTATTATTCTTATTTGAAGAAGCAACTCTATAGTTTCGCTCATGGAGCAGTACTTGAAGATGGGCAGACGGATACTTATTGGGAAACAGCCTATAGCCGTATTTTTACATATAATGTCATCATTAATAATATTTTAAAGGCTTCTGATGGTACGGATATTCAAAAAAGAAGAATTTGGGCAGAAGCGCTAATAGGGCGTGCATTCGAATACCTGAATTTGGTCAATATGTACGGGGCACATTATAATGTTAAAACAGCATCGACAGATCTTGGGGTACCAATGGTGTTAGCAGAAGATGTCAATGCTTCCTATGAACGTGTTTCTGTGCAGGCTGTGTATGATCAAGTAGCGCTCGACGTGAACGACGCCTTACCCTACTTGAATGAGGTTCAAGCAAATAAATTCCAAGCCATGCGTTCCGTAGGTTTTTCATTTTTAAGTCGATCGCATTTGTACCAAGGTAATTATAAGGAAGCCTTGAGCAATGCAAAACAAGCATTGGCATTGAATGATAATTTAATCGATTATAGCTTATATACCAATAAAGATAAGACGACTTGGGGAAGGGTATGTCTGAAAACAGATGACTTGGTGGAGTTTCCAGATTTGAGAACGAGTCCTGAACGGATTTGGGCTAAAAAAGGAACTAGTAGCGACGGTGCCTTCAATGCTGAGTTTTATGCGTCGAAAGATCTGATCCAAACGTATGCAAACGATTTACCTGCTGATGCTGTGGATAAGCGTTATGAGTTGTTTTTCTGTCGTGACCGCGCATCTTTTGGACCTAATGAAGTTAAATTTCCGGGCCGCGTATTATTTGCGCCTTATGTAGACTTTAATATGGGCTTTGGTTCAGCAGAACTTTTTTTAATTGCTGCCGAATGTGAAGCTCGTTTGGGTGACGCAACGGCTGCAGTTGCTTATTTGAATATGTTGAGAGCAAGCAGAATTGAAAATTACTCGCCATTGGTGGTTAACGATGCCCGAAAAGTACTTCAAATAACTTTGGATGAGCGTCGACGTGAATTACCATTTATGGCCTCCCATCGATTAATTGATCTGAAGCGTTTAGCAGTAACTGGCGATTTAAAGAAAACCATTCAACATCCTTTGGAAGATGAAATGTTTGAAATGGAATCGACCGATCTGCGTATGATCTTACCGGTACCTCCAAAAGTGTTGTCGCTAAATCCAGAAATCCCTCAATATGAGCGTTAA
- a CDS encoding thioredoxin family protein, whose amino-acid sequence MKKTIITLFALAQSAIIYAQDHIQFQKLTFEQAKEKALQENKLIFLDGYTSWCAPCKWMEGNVFNQASVANYFNTNFINTKFDCEVGEGITIAKEYQIRSFPTYLFLDHTGALIYRTQSRMEADAFLTEGKQANNPKFHIPTLKPAFEAGNRESEFLLKYIQVMTNADSKSAEEAKKVLAEVATDEFLLSPAGWQTILMMSRSSEDRYGKFFQENKAYYKEIADPVDFEKKDVQLLRYAMYTYIRTKDKVAFDAGLTYFKNSDDSAKQIDAAMYEVDWVGTNGTAKEFVQLTNALRKGVLKDEDEKLSFIARRNASIKVEGADPAKLKQCYILAKQAADLNEMSYSNQGTLADICISLKKKKEAVKAAEAARALAELETSKIIKIADALVARAKAI is encoded by the coding sequence ATGAAAAAAACCATAATTACCTTATTTGCTTTAGCGCAATCAGCCATTATATATGCTCAAGATCATATACAATTTCAAAAACTGACATTTGAACAAGCTAAAGAAAAAGCATTACAAGAAAATAAATTGATTTTCTTGGATGGTTATACATCTTGGTGTGCCCCATGTAAATGGATGGAAGGGAATGTATTCAACCAAGCATCTGTAGCGAACTATTTCAATACAAATTTTATCAATACAAAGTTCGATTGTGAAGTAGGGGAAGGTATTACGATCGCTAAAGAATACCAGATCAGAAGTTTCCCTACATATTTGTTTTTGGATCATACGGGTGCTTTGATATATCGTACGCAATCGCGTATGGAAGCTGATGCTTTCTTAACCGAAGGCAAACAAGCAAATAACCCTAAGTTCCATATTCCAACTTTGAAACCTGCATTTGAAGCTGGAAATAGAGAGTCAGAATTCTTGTTGAAATACATTCAGGTGATGACCAATGCAGACTCTAAGTCGGCTGAAGAAGCTAAAAAAGTTTTGGCTGAAGTAGCGACAGATGAATTTTTGTTGAGCCCTGCGGGCTGGCAGACTATCTTGATGATGTCAAGAAGTAGTGAAGATCGTTATGGTAAGTTTTTCCAAGAAAACAAAGCATACTACAAAGAAATTGCCGATCCAGTAGACTTTGAGAAAAAGGATGTACAATTATTACGTTATGCGATGTATACCTATATCCGTACGAAAGACAAGGTAGCATTTGATGCGGGATTAACTTATTTTAAGAACAGTGATGATAGCGCTAAGCAAATTGATGCCGCTATGTACGAAGTAGATTGGGTAGGAACCAATGGTACGGCCAAAGAGTTTGTGCAACTAACCAACGCCTTGCGTAAAGGTGTTTTGAAAGATGAAGATGAAAAATTAAGTTTTATTGCACGTAGAAATGCTAGTATTAAGGTAGAAGGAGCTGATCCTGCTAAATTAAAACAATGCTATATCTTGGCCAAGCAGGCAGCTGACTTGAATGAAATGAGCTATTCAAATCAAGGAACATTAGCAGACATTTGCATTAGTTTGAAAAAGAAAAAAGAAGCTGTGAAAGCAGCAGAGGCCGCTCGCGCATTGGCAGAATTGGAAACTTCGAAAATCATTAAAATAGCTGATGCTCTTGTGGCACGTGCTAAAGCAATATAA
- a CDS encoding TlpA disulfide reductase family protein, with the protein MKNIIKSSLLLCALISTAVAQKKTFKLNVEGVGVPTKAKVFIRYMVDRNLVLDSMVFTENKFQYEGDILEPTHVSLFYSVEGTSFFNRKGTPLERLAFYIDPVNPETTVKFSNSFKQGTVKGSLLQDDFKKYSDYLASYDQKLETLASKRSNLYGASVKDDEAIKDVMQQMDEINDQKSSAKVDFIRENPSSYFSLLALNELAGYSIDVPKIEPLYLALSSSLRGLALGLELGKNIELTKKLSVGQLAPNFAQEDPDGQTIKLSDFRGQYVLLDFWASWCGPCRAENPNLVRAYEEFKDKNFEILGVSLDKEGKRDAWLKAVEKDGLTWPQVTDLKGWHNEASQLYGIKAIPQNYLIDPQGKIVGINLKGERLINKLKDLLN; encoded by the coding sequence ATGAAAAACATTATTAAAAGTAGTTTATTGTTATGTGCACTGATAAGTACAGCCGTAGCACAAAAAAAAACATTCAAATTGAATGTTGAAGGGGTAGGGGTACCAACAAAGGCAAAGGTCTTCATCCGTTATATGGTGGATAGAAACCTTGTCTTGGATTCGATGGTTTTTACTGAAAATAAATTTCAGTACGAAGGGGATATCTTAGAGCCTACTCATGTCAGTTTGTTCTATTCGGTAGAAGGTACATCATTCTTTAATCGCAAAGGTACGCCTTTGGAAAGGTTAGCTTTTTATATTGATCCCGTAAATCCGGAAACGACGGTCAAATTTTCAAATTCATTTAAGCAAGGTACTGTGAAAGGTAGTTTATTGCAAGATGATTTTAAAAAGTATAGTGATTATTTGGCAAGTTATGACCAGAAATTGGAGACATTGGCATCGAAAAGAAGTAATTTATATGGGGCAAGTGTAAAAGATGATGAAGCTATTAAAGATGTGATGCAACAGATGGATGAAATAAATGATCAAAAATCGAGCGCTAAAGTTGATTTTATTCGTGAGAACCCTTCTTCATATTTCAGTCTTTTGGCTTTAAATGAATTAGCGGGATACTCGATTGATGTTCCTAAAATTGAACCCTTATATTTGGCCTTAAGTTCTTCATTAAGAGGTTTAGCTCTTGGTTTAGAATTGGGAAAGAACATTGAATTGACAAAAAAGTTAAGTGTGGGCCAATTGGCTCCCAACTTTGCACAAGAAGACCCTGATGGTCAAACAATCAAGCTATCCGACTTCCGTGGTCAGTATGTTTTGTTGGATTTTTGGGCTTCATGGTGTGGACCTTGCCGTGCCGAAAACCCCAATTTAGTGAGAGCATACGAGGAGTTTAAGGACAAAAATTTTGAAATACTGGGTGTATCTTTGGATAAAGAAGGTAAACGTGATGCTTGGTTAAAGGCAGTTGAAAAAGATGGATTGACATGGCCTCAAGTCACTGATTTAAAAGGTTGGCACAATGAAGCTTCGCAGTTATATGGGATTAAAGCGATTCCTCAAAACTATTTAATCGATCCACAGGGAAAGATTGTTGGTATTAATCTCAAAGGTGAACGATTAATAAATAAATTGAAAGATTTGCTAAATTAA